In Ailuropoda melanoleuca isolate Jingjing unplaced genomic scaffold, ASM200744v2 unplaced-scaffold50985, whole genome shotgun sequence, the sequence TGGCTTTGGTAGACATGTCAATAAATTTATCACCAATGGTGATAACCATTCCACCGAGGATAGCAGGATCAGTCTTAGTCTCTAGTTGCAGAACTTCACCTTTAGCCAGGAAGGCATTTAATGCAGTCTTTAAGTCAGCTAGTGTGGGCTCATCCAAAGGCTTTGCAGTTGTGACCGCACAAGTCACTTCACCACGATGAGCACTCATAATTTTACTGAAGGAATTAATGATGCCACCAACGCTCTTCAGGCGACCGTTTTCTGCAAGTAAGCAGACAAAATTTACAGTGATGGGAGTGAGCTTTTCTTTCGTCAAGATATCATTTAAGGTTTTCTGCTTGAGAGCACGCTTCACATGAGGATTGGTGATGAGAGCGAACGTTTTGGACTCCTTTACTAAAGCTGATACTCTGGTGAGTTCCTTCTCAACTTGTTcgagtttctgttgttttgaagCAGCAGAATAAAGAGCAGTTGCATAGCGACCTTCCAGTCCAAACACAGGAATTGGAGGCCGGATCAACTTAGCAACTTGCATGG encodes:
- the LOC117799494 gene encoding ATP synthase subunit O, mitochondrial-like, whose protein sequence is MAAVAGLRVQVRNFSTGTAMQVAKLIRPPIPVFGLEGRYATALYSAASKQQKLEQVEKELTRVSALVKESKTFALITNPHVKRALKQKTLNDILTKEKLTPITVNFVCLLAENGRLKSVGGIINSFSKIMSAHRGEVTCAVTTAKPLDEPTLADLKTALNAFLAKGEVLQLETKTDPAILGGMVITIGDKFIDMSTKAKIQKLTKIMRAP